From a region of the Saccharomycodes ludwigii strain NBRC 1722 chromosome VII, whole genome shotgun sequence genome:
- a CDS encoding UTP glucose-1-phosphate uridylyltransferase (similar to Saccharomyces cerevisiae YKL035W | UGP1 | UDP-glucose pyrophosphorylase (paralog of YHL012W | putative UTP glucose-1-phosphate uridylyltransferase)), which produces MSSTTPIPDMKKHIKTHSTYAFENNTNSVAASQMRNALNKLADDPALAKSNDEETRARFERELDSFFSLFRRYLAEKSDDSSLVWDKIKSPNPDEVVPYSCFSEDAALDHSKNLDKLAVLKLNGGLGTSMGCVGPKSVIEVRDGNSFLDLSVRQIEYLNRKHDSDVPLLLMNSFNTDKDTEHLIKKYTANRIRIRSFNQSRYPRVFKDSLLPVPKKFDDPLDCWYPPGHGDLFESLHSSGELDALIAQGREILFVSNGDNLGATVDLKILNHMLETGAEYIMELTDKTRADVKGGTLINYDGKVRLLEVAQVPKQHVDEFKNIRKFKNFNTNNLWINLKAIKRLVEGGSLQMEIIPNSKTITRDGHDINVLQLETACGAAIRFFNGAHGVVVPRSRFLPVKTCSDLLLVKSDLFRLEHGALKLDPNRFGPNPLIKLGSHFKKVNNFNERVSHIPKILELDHLTITGNVFLGKNVTLKGTVIIVCSEGQRIDIPNGSDLENVVITGNLQILEH; this is translated from the coding sequence atGTCATCAACAACACCAATTCCTGATATGAAGAAACATATCAAAACTCATTCTACCTATgcatttgaaaataatacaaatagTGTTGCCGCTTCTCAGATGAGAAATGCTTTAAACAAATTGGCCGACGATCCAGCTTTAGCCAAGAGTAACGATGAGGAAACACGTGCTCGTTTTGAAAGGGAATTGGattcttttttcagttTGTTTAGAAGATACTTGGCTGAAAAGTCAGATGACAGCTCTCTGGTCTGGGACAAAATTAAATCCCCAAATCCAGATGAAGTTGTTCCATATAGCTGTTTTTCCGAAGATGCCGCTTTAGACCATTCTAAAAACTTGGACAAGTTGGCTGTCTTAAAGTTAAATGGTGGTCTAGGTACTTCTATGGGGTGTGTTGGCCCAAAGAGTGTTATTGAAGTTAGAGATGGCAACTCATTTTTGGATTTATCTGTCAGACAAATTGAATATCTAAATAGAAAACACGACAGTGATGTTcctttgttgttgatgaattcttttaatactGATAAGGACACTGAACATTTAATTAAGAAATATACTGCCAATAGGATTAGAATCAGATCTTTTAATCAATCTAGATATCCAAGGGTTTTCAAAGATTCTCTATTGCCTGTTCCTAAAAAATTTGACGATCCATTAGATTGTTGGTACCCACCAGGTCATGGTGATTTGTTTGAAAGTTTACATTCCAGTGGTGAATTGGATGCTTTAATTGCCCAGGGGAGGgaaattttgtttgtttctAATGGTGACAACTTGGGTGCTACTgttgatttgaaaattttaaatcacATGTTGGAAACTGGTGCCGAATACATTATGGAGTTGACCGATAAGACCAGAGCCGATGTTAAAGGTGGTACTTTAATTAATTACGACGGGAAGGTCCGTTTATTAGAAGTTGCCCAAGTACCTAAGCAACACGTGGAtgagtttaaaaatattagaaaatTCAAGAATTTTAACACTAACAATTTATGGATCAATTTGAAGGCCATTAAAAGATTAGTCGAAGGTGGTTCTTTGCAAATGGAAATTATTCCTAACTCCAAAACTATCACTAGAGATGGCCATGATATCAATGTTTTACAATTGGAAACTGCTTGTGGTGCCGCTATCAGATTTTTCAACGGTGCTCACGGTGTTGTTGTTCCAAGATCTAGGTTTTTGCCGGTCAAAACTTGTTCTGATTTGTTATTGGTTAAGTCAGACTTATTCCGTTTGGAACATGGTGCATTGAAGTTAGATCCAAACAGATTTGGACCAAATCCATTGATAAAGTTGGGGTCTCATTTTAAGAAggttaataattttaatgaaaGGGTTTCCCATATTCCAAAGATTTTGGAGTTGGATCATTTGACCATTACAGGGAATGTATTTTTGGGTAAGAACGTTACTTTGAAAGGTACTGTTATCATTGTTTGTAGCGAGGGTCAAAGAATTGATATTCCGAATGGCAGTGATTTGGAAAACGTTGTTATTACTGGTAATTTACAAATCTTGGAGCATTGA
- the TTI1 gene encoding Tti1p (similar to Saccharomyces cerevisiae YKL033W | TTI1 | Two Tel2-Interacting protein), whose translation MSSISHIFQEIRPVCVELSRYVFLPDDLFDENDPHMLQKLDQIYKILNINLNSKDNKKQDLNSPQFAEYCFVPLSQLLKHNIKSQYCKQYILKCLVPILQIWNPMDFQVFKQLLPILLVLLLDNNSKVSDSELFIDIFLNFTSPTKAIVINNEHDTGLLGLLAQVIVKLLKILELKKNLSLKYRLKIVTILTNIYVEIFQKNGEILSFILPGNISSLVKVIIGVSSEEGGHAQNKSVEKLTTNFANSFNPSIGGTNTKVPYPLVIDCLQLLQKIICIVYNDEDNTNNVSSVTTIADIIDDKETNGPYLQVSENDNKNSHPHRDEKWLRGTKTQVYKGVSTVLSQLLNRNNVYINQEIINFCSEIIRTCNSSLDNCRELLTKALLQLSSDNLQLIKTDDVENIINTVDIQKTIRFEQISTFQVLINSISYVKNYECLHILVVQIYENLKNVIKPKKPAGNMLLREEYTMQSPIIIPSQIEAIDTVSLLNKVLSKEIEGLITRLLNVIGQNIPLQEISNIIEYLLSDDDTGVGVWVAAELLHKIGTCGTEQEMQYLVVSDDEGMDEELHANIELVLENCNENITHILFHNNEFDEFKLTVSLYSINALGCEILQSNFKTNLIDFLPPIIECLAMDNEKVRRLSQIVVCNTAKMVANMTVVQLVHDNIDYIVDYCGLKLNNFLTARVGVILSVVCQLGGYEIISNFKDILENLFRFLDYYHGYESLCIEFYRFFIVIIKEVKKKYGNDLVIEHKRSCNTTFKPWGMENIEQIITFLDDNKGIPLEETINNGEVEELIGDSDDELEDENTEIPWVSPIPKDTYTLLVQISNYGERLLTHNSNVLKNLILSAYIEIIPLLASQYNSFLPQVAQSMWHIVVECSLQNDIFIEPCCKALQLMIRYSGDFISKRFINLYHIYDKSESINKYFNGVKDRKAQDGAIIQVPRTILRKKLAISYMFLEGVKVVELTMDDVDIETVVRKYCMGTLSVDEILDIYPNSVDFIA comes from the coding sequence ATGTCCAGTATATCCCACATATTCCAAGAAATACGGCCAGTATGTGTCGAATTATCAAGATACGTGTTCCTTCCAGATGATCTgtttgatgaaaatgatcCTCATATGCTCCAAAAATTGGAccaaatttataaaatattaaacattaatttaaatagcaaagacaataaaaaacaagacTTAAATAGCCCACAATTTGCTGAGTATTGTTTTGTACCCTTATCTCAATTGCTAAAGCACAATATTAAAAGCCAGTATTGTAAACagtatattttaaaatgtcTAGTACCGATTCTACAAATATGGAATCCAATGGACTTTCAAGTATTCAAACAGCTTTTACCCatattgttggtattgCTACTTGACAACAACTCAAAAGTTTCAGACAgtgaattatttattgatatttttctGAATTTTACTTCCCCGACAAAAGCCATTGTTATCAATAATGAACATGATACTGGCCTTTTGGGGCTTTTAGCCCAAGTAATtgtaaaattattgaaaatattggaactgaaaaaaaatctaagcCTAAAATATAGGTTAAAAATCGTGACTATATtgacaaatatatatgtagagatattccaaaaaaatggcGAAATTTTATCGTTTATTCTACCTGGTAATATTTCTTCATTAGTCAAAGTTATTATAGGTGTTAGCAGTGAAGAAGGAGGCCACGCTCAAAATAAATctgttgaaaaattaactaCCAATTTTGCCAATAGTTTTAATCCGTCTATTGGTGGCACTAATACAAAAGTTCCCTATCCTTTAGTAATAGATTGTTTACAACttctacaaaaaataatttgtatAGTATATAATGACGAGgataatacaaataatgtATCATCTGTTACGACTATTGCTGATATAATAGACGATAAAGAGACAAATGGGCCATATCTGCAAGTAAGTGAAAAcgacaataaaaattcgCACCCTCACAGAGATGAAAAATGGCTAAGAGGCACAAAAACACAGGTATACAAAGGTGTAAGTACCGTTTTAAGTCAATTACTGAACCGAAATaatgtttatattaatcaagaaataataaacttttgCTCCGAAATTATTCGAACTTGCAATAGCTCATTAGACAACTGTCGTGAACTATTAACTAAAGCACTATTGCAATTGTCCAGCGATAATTTGCAGCTGATTAAAACTGATGATgtagaaaatattataaatactGTGGATATACAAAAAACCATTAGATTTGAACAAATAAGTACCTTTCAAGTGTTGATAAATTCTATCAGCTATGTCAAAAATTATGAATGCTTACACATATTAGTAGTACaaatatatgaaaatttaaaaaatgtaatTAAACCGAAAAAGCCAGCGGGTAACATGTTGTTAAGAGAAGAATATACCATGCAGTCACCAATTATCATACCGTCGCAGATTGAAGCAATCGATACTGTCTCATTACTAAATAAAGTGCTGAGCAAAGAAATAGAAGGCTTGATTACACGCTTATTGAATGTAATTGGACAAAATATACCCTTACAAGaaatttcaaatataaTCGAGTATTTGTTATCGGATGATGATACTGGTGTGGGGGTGTGGGTGGCTGCAGAATTACTACACAAGATTGGTACCTGTGGAACCGAACAAGAAATGCAGTATTTAGTTGTTAGTGATGATGAAGGTATGGATGAGGAATTACATGCCAATATAGAACTGGTTTTAGAAAACTGTAATGAAAACATCACCCACATTTTGTTTCACAATAACGAGTTTGATGAATTCAAGTTGACTGTAAGTCTTTATTCTATTAACGCTTTGGGTTGTGAGATATTGCAAAGTAactttaaaacaaatttaattgatttCCTCCCTCCAATAATTGAATGTTTGGCGATGGATAACGAAAAAGTACGTCGGCTTAGTCAAATTGTTGTTTGCAACACGGCTAAAATGGTTGCAAACATGACAGTGGTCCAACTTGTCCATGACAATATAGATTATATTGTAGATTATTGTGGTttgaaattgaataattttttaaccgCTAGAGTGGGCGTCATATTAAGCGTTGTATGTCAACTTGGTGGATACGAGATAATTTCTAACtttaaagatattttaGAAAACCTTTTTAGGTTTTTAGATTATTATCATGGATATGAAAGCTTGTGTATTGAATTTTATCGATTTTTCATTGTGATTATTAAAGAggtcaaaaaaaagtatggGAACGATTTAGTTATTGAGCATAAAAGAAGTTGTAACACCACCTTTAAACCTTGGGGAATGGAAAATATTGAGCAAATTATCACTTTTTTGGATGATAACAAGGGTATTCCGTTAGAAGAAACAATTAATAATGGCGAAGTTGAAGAACTTATTGGTGACAGTGACGATGAATTGGAGGATGAAAACACAGAAATACCATGGGTTTCGCCAATACCAAAAGATACTTACACACTATTAGTCCAAATAAGTAATTATGGTGAACGATTATTAACACATAATTccaatgttttaaaaaatttgattttgtCAGCTTATATAGAAATTATTCCTTTATTGGCCTCGCAGTACAACTCATTTTTACCACAGGTGGCACAATCTATGTGGCACATTGTTGTTGAATGTTCATTACAGAACGATATTTTCATAGAGCCTTGTTGTAAAGCATTACAATTGATGATTAGGTATTCGGGTGATTTTATTAGCAAAAGATTCATCAATCTATACCATATCTATGATAAAAGTGAGAGTATCAATAAGTATTTTAATGGTGTCAAAGATAGAAAAGCGCAAGATGGCGCTATTATACAAGTTCCAAGAACgattttaagaaaaaagttg
- a CDS encoding haloacid dehalogenase superfamily protein (similar to Saccharomyces cerevisiae YKL033W-A | putative protein of unknown function) gives MNKKIEACLFDMDGLLINTEDIYTEVSNEILSKTNKGPMTWDFKIQLQGLPGDQAAAKMIKHYDLPYTLQEFEKLNVESQKGKWTQAQFLPGVKELLLYLKKDKKMPIALCTSSNVSRFEGKTSHLKEIFNLFDVVITGDDKRIPKGRGKPYPDIWKVGLNQLNQLYNKTITPDHCLVFEDGVLGCQSGIRFGAYVIWVPHLKAYEHLPPPSEVLGEQGEVLKDLTEFNPNKFNLG, from the exons atgaACAAAAA AATTGAAGCATGCTTGTTTGATATGGATGGTTTGCTGATAAATACCGAGGATATATATACCGAGGTATCCAATgaaattttatcaaaaacaaataaaggACCAATGACCTGGGATTTTAAAATTCAGTTGCAAGGACTGCCTGGTGACCAAGCAGCTgcaaaaatgataaaacaTTATGATTTACCTTATACTCTACaggaatttgaaaaattaaacgtAGAAAGCCAAAAAGGCAAATGGACTCAAGCTCAATTTTTACCTGGTGTCAAAGAATTGCTActatatttgaaaaaagataaaaaaatgccAATAGCATTATGTACATCATCCAATGTCAGTAGATTTGAGGGTAAAACCAGTCATTTAAAggaaattttcaatttgtttGACGTCGTTATTACTGGCGATGATAAAAGAATTCCAAAGGGCAGAGGCAAGCCATACCCAGACATTTGGAAAGTTGGATTGAATCAATTAAATCAATTGTACAACAAGACTATAACTCCTGATCATTGTCTGGTTTTCGAAGATGGTGTTTTGGGCTGTCAATCTGGTATTAGATTTGGTGCATATGTTATTTGGGTCCCTCATCTCAAGGCCTATGAACATTTGCCACCTCCCAGTGAAGTTTTAGGTGAGCAAGGGgaagttttaaaagatttgaCCGAGTTCAACCCAAATAAGTTTAATCTGGGATga
- the PRS3 gene encoding ribose phosphate diphosphokinase subunit PRS3 (similar to Saccharomyces cerevisiae YHL011C | PRS3 | PhosphoRibosylpyrophosphate Synthetase) codes for MVATNSIKLLAPDVHRGLAELVSTRLGLKLTDCKFKRDVTGEVLFSIGESVRDQDIFIITQIGSGVVNDRVIELLIMINACKTASARRITSVIPNFPYARQDRKDKSRAPITAKLMADMLTTAGCDHVITMDLHASQIQGFFDIPVDNLYAEPSVVKYIKENVPYKDSIIISPDAGGAKRAAGLADRLDLNFALIHKERARANEVSRMVLVGDVTDKVCIIVDDMADTCGTLAKAAETLLGNGARGVIAIVTHGVLSGRAVENINNSRLDKVVCTNTVPFEAKMAICPKLDVIDISAVLAESIRRLHNGESISYLFRNAPL; via the coding sequence ATGGTTGCAACAAATTCTATCAAGTTATTAGCCCCAGACGTTCATAGAGGTTTAGCCGAGTTGGTATCTACCAGGTTGGGTTTAAAATTAACTGATTGTAAGTTTAAAAGAGATGTTACTGGTGaagttttgttttctatTGGAGAATCTGTTAGAGATCAAgacatttttatcatcactCAAATCGGTAGCGGTGTCGTGAATGATCGTGTTATAGAGTTATTGATTATGATCAATGCTTGTAAAACTGCTAGTGCTAGGAGAATAACCTCTGTTATTCCTAATTTTCCATATGCTAGGCAAGATAGGAAGGATAAATCAAGAGCTCCCATTACTGCCAAACTAATGGCTGACATGTTGACTACCGCTGGCTGTGACCATGTAATCACCATGGATTTACATGCTTCTCAGATCCAAGGATTTTTCGATATTCCAGTGGATAACCTGTATGCGGAACCAAGTGTcgttaaatatattaaagaaaacGTTCCATATAAGGATAGTATCATCATATCTCCGGACGCTGGTGGTGCAAAGAGAGCTGCTGGATTGGCCGATCGTTTAGATCTAAATTTTGCATTAATTCACAAGGAAAGAGCTAGAGCCAACGAAGTCAGTCGTATGGTTTTAGTTGGTGATGTTACCGATAAAGTTTGTATCATTGTGGATGATATGGCCGATACATGTGGTACTTTGGCCAAAGCTGCTGAAACTTTGCTGGGTAACGGTGCTAGAGGTGTTATTGCCATTGTTACACATGGTGTTTTGAGTGGTAGAGCcgttgaaaatattaataattctagATTGGATAAAGTTGTTTGTACTAATACAGTTCCATTCGAGGCCAAGATGGCTATTTGTCCAAAATTAGATGTTATTGATATAAGTGCGGTTTTAGCTGAAAGTATTCGTCGTTTGCACAACGGTGAGAGTAtttcatatttatttagaaaCGCTCCACTATAA
- the TUL1 gene encoding ubiquitin-protein ligase TUL1 (similar to Saccharomyces cerevisiae YKL034W | TUL1 | Transmembrane Ubiquitin Ligase) has translation MEINGNTLFFILFFIFFLISSPKNPDGTTSQYESKQLKRIRDQLGYEFEYMKNNMTFNSLVGNITGFRYSYNDMALNHKDYKTYFHNDKNSVDNGDKNKDDKVIGFPLPGKDYTSGWKAFSSDSQILPQYILDKVKNSIWQDDKDDTSDGEYPWNISSYLRGSLNLESHDEQNTIHMPVPKYFQGTKNNFDYLDDTDAGDGSINDDLALILDTPPYGDFFMNDTTLFEEKLKKRLNVSSVSNKSKLTFSIDQLFTFNDRWKFLNLNCRLDSYFRDTLIFKGLYDKKYGKLFIYTQSAKFHPLFVLPHYYLGCSETEFNELKKFVEYHWNETDYLTSFKMNDFKNWYKRSMETCEFVGFFQLEKWDGYDSAKSELLEKELQNPTGRPINVKKTPLLNVSKGILYSPDCGDYYNLGELMGERKEIFQIKTRHDLLIFFMIPFVLEIYFFLVQMVFTNTPSKTNKISRTMIDIINMTDGAFAFLFILGTVITQALFTIDILISFLISVLAFIFEYMYMCCIIMSQSTERRISWVRIITRWLRRRRESSGTSNGSGVETTNDNDTDPPLIIPDEQATQLSVRKRSLIKLVILLMVMLPIFTKSYDTRKVFEYVGVTLANSYMVPQILKNCVASVNNNNVVASLNNSVSSPDQYPFNFFYFIVGFSLARLIPYYYLYGVASNSFYHHTNYKYLFILTGWVVFQIIVLYIQKRYGGNSIIPKFIVKKLDKILDIGKLYDYHHKLSRQVFEENGRVFECPICMNEDDPIIMPVEMEQEDNNPAINREQQEGGEDNDADGNENTPLSSTSKCKSGSIATDSTNVTTDIQDYMITPCDHVFHSKCLITWMNRKLQCPVCRAPLPPL, from the coding sequence atgGAGATTAATGGTAATACCCTATTTTTcatactttttttcatattcttCTTAATATCATCGCCGAAAAATCCTGATGGTACAACGTCTCAATATGAATCGAAACAactaaaaagaataagGGATCAATTAGGCTATGAATTTGAGTacatgaaaaataatatgaCTTTTAATAGTCTAGTGGGAAACATTACTGGGTTTAGGTACTCATACAATGACATGGCCTTAAATCACAAAGATtataaaacatattttcataatgataaaaacaGTGTTGATAATGGggacaaaaataaagatgataAAGTTATTGGTTTCCCACTTCCTGGAAAGGATTACACTTCTGGCTGGAAAGCTTTTAGCAGTGATTCACAAATATTGCCCCAGTACATTTTAGacaaagttaaaaatagcATATGGCAAGATGATAAGGATGATACTAGTGATGGCGAATATCCTTGGAATATAAGTTCGTATCTAAGGGGGAGTCTAAATTTAGAATCACATGATGAACAAAACACAATACACATGCCAGTAcctaaatattttcaaggcactaaaaataattttgattatttagATGATACAGACGCTGGTGATGGTTCTATTAACGATGATTTGGCTTTGATACTTGACACACCACCCTATggtgatttttttatgaatGACACTACattatttgaagaaaaattaaaaaaaagattaaatgTGAGCAGtgtttcaaataaaagtaaGTTGACCTTTTCTATTGACCAGCTTTTCACGTTTAATGATCGTtggaaatttttaaatttaaattgtaGACTAGATTCCTATTTCCGCGATACCctaatttttaaaggatTATATGATAAAAAGTATGGCAAATTGTTCATTTATACCCAAAGTGCAAAATTTCATCCCCTTTTTGTGTTACCACACTACTACTTGGGCTGTTCTGAAACGGAATTTAATgagttgaaaaaatttgttgagTATCATTGGAATGAAACGGATTACTTGACCAGTTTTAAAATgaatgattttaaaaactggTACAAAAGATCAATGGAAACTTGCGAATTTGTTGgattttttcaacttgAAAAATGGGATGGATACGATTCTGCAAAATCAGAGTTATTGGAAAAAGAGCTACAGAACCCTACTGGCAGACCGATTAACGTTAAAAAAACACCCTTGCTAAACGTGTCCAAGGGTATACTATATTCCCCGGACTGTGgtgattattataacttGGGCGAACTAATGGGCGAAAGAAAggaaattttccaaattaaaacaagacatgatcttttaatatttttcatgaTACCCTTTGTTTtggaaatatattttttcttggtCCAGATGGTTTTCACCAACACGCCTTccaaaacaaacaaaatttcAAGAACTATGATCGATATAATAAACATGACGGATGGGGCATTTGCAttcttgtttattttaggCACTGTGATAACTCAAGCGCTTTTCACAATTGACATTTtgatttcctttttaatcAGTGTTTTagcatttatttttgaatacATGTACATGTGCTGCATAATAATGTCACAAAGCACTGAGAGACGGATAAGCTGGGTGAGAATTATAACTCGATGGCTGcgaagaagaagagagAGTTCTGGCACCTCGAATGGTTCCGGTGTCGAAACCACAAATGACAATGATACCGACCCACCGCTAATTATTCCTGATGAACAGGCTACTCAACTGAGTGTTCGTAAAAGAAGCTTGATTAAGCTTGTAATTTTGCTAATGGTTATGCTGCCAATCTTTACCAAGTCGTATGACACACGGAAAGTTTTCGAGTATGTTGGTGTTACTCTTGCTAATTCTTATATGGTTCCtcagattttaaaaaattgtgttGCCAGtgttaacaataataatgtcgTTGCTTCTTTAAACAATTCTGTTAGCTCGCCAGATCAGTACcctttcaattttttttattttatcgtTGGATTTAGTTTGGCTAGGTTAATACCATATTATTACCTATACGGAGTTGCATCAAACTCTTTTTATCACCATACAAActacaaatatttatttatattaacgGGCTGGgttgtttttcaaataatagtattataCATTCAAAAGAGATATGGCGGAAATTCTATTATACCTAAGTTTATTGTAAAGAAATTGGATAAAATTCTCGATATAGGTAAACTTTATGATTACCATCACAAATTATCAAGACAGgtttttgaagaaaatggCAGAGTGTTTGAATGCCCAATTTGTATGAATGAAGATGACCCAATAATTATGCCAGTTGAGATGGAACAAGAGGATAATAACCCAGCGATTAATCGAGAACAGCAAGAGGGAGGAGAAGATAATGATGCTGATGGAAATGAAAATACACCTTTATCATCCACTTCTAAATGTAAATCGGGTTCAATTGCGACAGATAGTACCAATGTCACTACTGACATTCAAGATTACATGATAACGCCGTGTGATCATGTTTTCCATTCCAAGTGTTTGATTACTTGGATGAATCGTAAATTGCAATGTCCGGTGTGTAGAGCACCTTTGCCTCCATTATAG
- the ETP1 gene encoding Etp1p (similar to Saccharomyces cerevisiae YHL010C | ETP1 | Ethanol Tolerance Protein), with the protein MEILFPGQQISHYSIKVELDNSYSVLNTFKYFKEGQLTVTGTFKNKRTIISSAEGQPLIQTPKLKINYINMNSYDSNNEIVSSYEDQGIIRLFKSNDQNHYESKRGETMRKIVTADNTMCCLFYYDLELSQVLKKIKEEFARKSSGGDDFFSKCSHLRVLQQNSLDGIDCYYHMMLINFHRSEDCVFFQQMFNGFKLNSTYVKTGVINEIIFSTTLFKERQLPANNEKSIPYLLSDPFITTTTATTHSTVNNDDTNDTKKFLELPICPVCLERMDSAVTGLITIQCQHTFHCNCLDRCTNSKCPVCRYSFNNNDLRAKCTECDSKTNLWCCLICGHIGCSRYVGKHAIDHYKLTGHCFSIDMRTSRVWDYADDKYVHRIVQNQEDGKLVEVSAISGAGVSGGNNNNNDDSNCNMDDNGSNSCDITNNTHYGKNKSGSSSGGDITKSNSDDLEYIQLLLSQLESQEMFYSRKISDMERKNEIVSKKLESVMKQSEKIKELTEQYELEKAASENIKLKMKSVTATLRDLESSSKKSQIENEELKRTLADLMFHLEAKSTIEGAENNDEIKEGSIIIKETQPVSELFCKNQKKKKKKRKK; encoded by the coding sequence atgGAAATCTTATTCCCTGGCCAACAAATTAGTCATTATAGTATTAAGGTGGAATTAGATAATAGTTACTCTGTATTAAAcacatttaaatattttaaagaagGGCAATTGACAGTGACTGGTACTTTCAAGAATAAACGTACAATTATAAGTAGTGCAGAGGGGCAACCATTGATACAAACACCAAAacttaaaattaattatataaacatGAATTCATATGATAGCAACAACGAAATTGTTTCGAGTTATGAAGATCAGGGGATAATTAGGCTTTTCAAATCAAATGATCAGAATCACTACGAAAGTAAAAGGGGAGAAACAATGAGGAAAATTGTTACTGCTGACAATACTATGTGTTGTTTGTTTTACTACGATTTGGAATTGTCacaagttttgaaaaaaatcaaagaaGAATTTGCGCGAAAAAGCTCTGGTGGCGATGATTTCTTCTCCAAGTGTTCACATCTGAGGGTATTACAACAGAATAGTTTGGATGGGATTGATTGCTATTATCATATGATGTTAATTAACTTTCATAGATCCGAAGACTGTGtttttttccaacaaaTGTTTAATGGGTTTAAACTAAATTCTACTTATGTCAAAACGGGAGtaataaatgaaataatATTCAGTACCACCTTATTTAAGGAAAGACAACTTCCTgcaaataatgaaaaaagcaTACCCTATTTATTGAGTGATCCGTTTatcacaacaacaacagcaacaacacaTAGCACtgttaataatgatgatactaATGATACcaaaaagtttttagaGTTACCCATATGTCCAGTCTGCTTAGAACGAATGGATAGTGCCGTTACAGGGCTAATAACAATTCAATGCCAACACACCTTTCACTGTAATTGTTTAGATAGATGTACCAATTCCAAATGCCCAGTTTGTCgttatagttttaataataatgatttaaGAGCTAAATGTACAGAATGTGATtctaaaacaaatttatgGTGCTGTTTAATATGCGGCCACATTGGCTGCAGTAGGTATGTGGGCAAACATGCGATAGATCATTATAAACTAACTGGTCATTGCTTTTCGATTGATATGAGAACTTCGCGTGTATGGGATTATGCAGATGATAAGTACGTGCACCGAATTGTACAAAACCAAGAGGATGGAAAATTGGTTGAAGTCAGTGCGATTTCTGGTGCGGGTGTCAgtggtggtaataataataataatgacgaTAGTAATTGTAATATGGATGACAACGGTAGTAATAGTTGTGATATCACTAATAACACACATTATGGCAAGAACAAAAGTGGATCATCGAGCGGGGGAGACATAACGAAATCAAATTCGGATGATTTAGAATACATTCAACTATTATTGTCGCAATTAGAATCGCAGGAAATGTTTTATTCTCGTAAAATTTCAGATATGGAAAGGAAAAACGAAATTGTTTCCAAAAAACTTGAGTCAGTGATGAAACAAtcggaaaaaataaaagagcTTACCGAACAATATGAATTGGAGAAAGCTGCTAGTGAAAACatcaaattgaaaatgaagagTGTGACAGCAACCCTTAGAGATTTGGAATCCAGTAGTAAAAAATCGCAGATAGAAAATGAAGAGTTGAAAAGGACTTTAGCTGATTTAATGTTTCATTTAGAAGCCAAGTCTACGATTGAGGGAGCCGAAAACAATGATGAGATAAAAGAGGGGAGTATCATCATTAAAGAGACACAACCAGTATCTGAACTCTTTTGTAAAaaccaaaagaaaaagaaaaagaaaaggaagaaatgA